A single region of the Labeo rohita strain BAU-BD-2019 chromosome 3, IGBB_LRoh.1.0, whole genome shotgun sequence genome encodes:
- the tmem11 gene encoding transmembrane protein 11, mitochondrial isoform X2 produces the protein MAATECYIVHEIYNGENAQEQFEYELEQALEAQYRYIVIEPTRIGDETARWVAVGNCLHKTAVLAGAACLLTPLALPVDYSRYVALPAGALSLACAALYGISWQFDPCCKYQVEYDSQKLSRLPLHTLTSSSPVVLVRRDDVHRKRLHNTIALAALAYCAKKIYELYAV, from the coding sequence ATGGCGGCCACGGAGTGTTACATCGTCCACGAGATCTACAACGGCGAGAATGCACAGGAGCAGTTCGAGTACGAGCTGGAGCAGGCTCTGGAGGCGCAGTACCGCTACATCGTAATCGAACCTACGCGCATTGGCGACGAGACGGCCCGCTGGGTGGCCGTGGGAAACTGCCTGCACAAAACCGCCGTTCTGGCAGGGGCCGCGTGCCTCCTGACGCCGCTCGCCCTTCCCGTCGACTACTCCCGTTACGTGGCGCTCCCTGCTGGCGCGCTGAGCCTGGCCTGCGCCGCGCTCTACGGCATCTCCTGGCAGTTCGACCCCTGCTGCAAGTACCAGGTGGAGTACGACAGTCAGAAGCTCTCGCGGCTGCCGCTGCACACGCTCACCTCCTCCTCGCCGGTGGTTCTGGTTCGACGGGACGACGTGCACAGAAAGAGACTGCACAACACGATAGCGTTGGCGGCCCTGGCGTACTGTGCCAAGAAGATCTACGAACTGTACGCCGTATGA
- the tmem11 gene encoding transmembrane protein 11, mitochondrial isoform X1, with the protein MASLGRRRGVPVNRERGVMAATECYIVHEIYNGENAQEQFEYELEQALEAQYRYIVIEPTRIGDETARWVAVGNCLHKTAVLAGAACLLTPLALPVDYSRYVALPAGALSLACAALYGISWQFDPCCKYQVEYDSQKLSRLPLHTLTSSSPVVLVRRDDVHRKRLHNTIALAALAYCAKKIYELYAV; encoded by the exons ATGGCGTCGCTGGGAAGGAGGCGCGGTGTCCCAGTCAACAGGGAGAG GGGAGTGATGGCGGCCACGGAGTGTTACATCGTCCACGAGATCTACAACGGCGAGAATGCACAGGAGCAGTTCGAGTACGAGCTGGAGCAGGCTCTGGAGGCGCAGTACCGCTACATCGTAATCGAACCTACGCGCATTGGCGACGAGACGGCCCGCTGGGTGGCCGTGGGAAACTGCCTGCACAAAACCGCCGTTCTGGCAGGGGCCGCGTGCCTCCTGACGCCGCTCGCCCTTCCCGTCGACTACTCCCGTTACGTGGCGCTCCCTGCTGGCGCGCTGAGCCTGGCCTGCGCCGCGCTCTACGGCATCTCCTGGCAGTTCGACCCCTGCTGCAAGTACCAGGTGGAGTACGACAGTCAGAAGCTCTCGCGGCTGCCGCTGCACACGCTCACCTCCTCCTCGCCGGTGGTTCTGGTTCGACGGGACGACGTGCACAGAAAGAGACTGCACAACACGATAGCGTTGGCGGCCCTGGCGTACTGTGCCAAGAAGATCTACGAACTGTACGCCGTATGA